acaacattattattattattatataataacagTTGAAGAAGTGGCTGGTAAAGCCTGTTCTGTTTACATTATAACATTatataacaataaaaatgattgaCAGATATCAAGCTACACCCAACACTATATTATGTTGTCACTTATAATTCACCTACTGTTATCTGAATCTTAGTTGTGTAATTTTAATTacacatattgtaatttatagtaaatataataccataatTTTAACTACTTAGTGAATAATACTGCTTGCAGGAACTGTCCCCCAATCTCAGACGCATAGTCTTactgggggaattccactcaatcaatatgttctttctactgtttatgtaaaattgtgattcttattttgttgaatatcaaatataaatatgtacatgtattgtatgccaagtggaaataaacgaattgaatttgaatttgacaatttcaatttgtgttctcattatggaaaagtaccactaATCACAAACAACACAACTTAACGTTAATAATAgttcaataaaatacaaaaatactgTACGGTAATAATAATGGTTTGTCTACGCTTCACCCcttagggtaaccgtccactggaaccgtattcaactgATCcattcggccgttggatcgcacgaatctgccggccgaatttggtcgtccattggaaccgtttacgtcagtctagttgccaattattgaattaactactatcatagccaccaaaatttttcataaacaatgattatattgagattttgaagaCTGAatatatccactaaattagttattcattattaagcAATCTTTGTTTGCGTTTTAACATCACGGcgatgatatattttgtctcgcatatcccacaaagGAACATGcccttgaaccaaacttatcaacttatcaaaaaacaaacaagactgtgaaacaattttaggttaggaacactttgttatCTCAGCTCGACCAGTTAGTTCGGCcagatagagccggaaaatcccattcaattcggatcgaaaaattgatcggccgaaGACGGCcatatgaacctgttgcaatggacgagcattgAATGGTGAATGGCTTAAGTATTTGTATATTGCAActgtcaataaattatttttttagtataggATACTTCAAGTTTGAATATTTCACGTAATTAATAACCtgaaacaagtttcaattcAAACAATCGATGAAAATGAATACAAATGTCACAAGTAGGCCTAAAATTAAACGATACATTCCAAGTTGTATAATAAATTAGTACATTCATAGACTGGAAAAAATAGTATGTTATCAAACAAGATTTCAGGCCAGGAAACACTCACTAGAATCACAGGTGAAGTCACACAAGTATTCTAATTGCAGCGTCATGCTCTCTTCACAGCAATTAATGCTCAGTTGAACCTCCTGGAAATAATATCTTTATATTGTAAGTGATCCTAATTGTTGTGTAGCACTCTCTTCACAGAAATTaactttttttattaatgtttagtTGAACCTGTTAGTAATAGTATCCTATTactataattcatttattgtttattataaacAAACATCATTCATGAtgtttgtaattaattttcttttgcAAATCAACTTCAATTGCAATAGTTTGTGTAGTGTATTCTGCTCTTTTGCTGCCAtgtaaattctatttttattgttttaggTAGCAAAGTGAAACTGGGCTCAGTGTGGTGCAACGTGGAGGAGATGGGTGCATGTCCGGTCGACTGGCCGCAGGAGTTGAAGGTCGAGCAGATTGCTATCGGCGACACCTCAGTGGTGCTGAGTCTGTGTTCGGTGACCGCTGATCGCTTACTGACCGCTGACCGCGTGCTTACTGCCGAAGTGAGCAGCGTGCATGCCTTCCTAGTGAAGGACCGCGGCTGGTCGGCCGTCTGTGGCGAATCTCTGTTTGCCGCCTACAGTGTGCGCTGTCCCTCTCTCCAGCTCAATGACACCATCATGGTGCCCACCATTCATAAGCTGTCGCTTCCGCTGCCGCTGCCCTCGCCCGATATATGCGAACGTATCAAACGGTAAGACTACAGTCATTATAGTCGATTTAAAACAACCTCCGACTTGGAGGGATAAGCGGAGCGGAGGAATGGAGGCTATCAGCTAATCACAGTCATGAGTCATGTACCAATTGATACATTTTATAAAAGTGGACTCGCTTCAACATTTGCTCTTTTTTCCACCTTCTCCATTTTTTCCCTTTTCCGCTCCTTTTCATCCTTCATTCCTTACTTGTATACCCtctagttggctaggtatttttcctcttttctttcttctcagcacaccccaccatgatGCCTGTTTTTTGAATTCCATTagaaatctatttttttttattgcgatgttttgttttttgatttcttttatgtattgtgttgaattgaataaaattattggttGATTATTGATGATGAATAGAGTCATAGAAAGAAGCATAGTTGCCAAGTTTTCGATCAGACTCAGTCGATGCAGTGCTTTCAGAGACGAAACTACGTATGCGTTATCATGAGCTGTTGAACACTCACTAAAGACTATAGAACGCTTTCCGCTTTAGTACAGCAACATCGCCGCCGCTGTATCCCTACGTTTCTCAGCTCCACATATCCCTCCAAGTCGGAGGTTGTTTTAAATCGActatagttttcaaaaaatatatcaaaattctTATTTCAAAAATCAGTAGTTGTGAAAAATACATAGGCCTAATCGAAATTTCAATTATCCGGGAGTGGTATTTATTGTCTTACTGTCAAGCTTCTCATTTGTTGGCAGTgcaaaatgataatttatttgcaGTACAGTGTGgaatttaaatcatgaaaaaattcagaaatatcaatttatttactacTGTCCACCGCTCGTAACTTGGCATGGGGAAGAAATGCAGTCGATCTAGTTTTAGGCGTAACATATGGCACTGGAGAGCCAGGTAGCGAGTACACAAACGCTGTGGTCTATTTGCCTTCgccaaatgtaattgagcaatTTCCATCCCaccaaatttgtaatttaaccAGCGATCTATAAGTAAAATTACATCCTAACGTTTTTAGTCGTTACATAAAATAATAGGGTTCAAGATtcaagttcaactttcaactcaGAATTTAACTTTTTCGatgaaactaaaaaaatcattgcgAGAAGTTTTCCCAGTCTGTGACATTGTAAAAATGCTAGTTCTACGGAGGCTATTCCACAAAATCACtataactattttaaaactaatttaataaatCGCTATAACTATTTTAAAACGGCAACTaacttaatgaaaaaataacacaacATTTCGACGTTTACTCCAGTCAGCTGCGGAAACAAAACTGAAAGCTGAATGGTGAATAGCTTTATTAGTGAGCACGGTTTGTAGTCACACTACCGAGTCGTCAACAACATGGCGCCACTCGTTCATTCCCCCCCCCCTACGCCTCAGACCTCAGAAGCCAAGTTACGAGCGGTGGacagtatattatataatttattattgtaaatcatGATAACTTATTTGATGTAATGTTTATACAATTTGTTATATTATTCATACTGATTTTAAGTTTTTTCTTTGTTGCAAATCAATTTCATGTTATGGTGCATATTAAATACCACAAATGCAAGAACTTCGATGAAGAAGTGGGGTTAATTTCAAAATCTTATAGAATAGTTGACAGTAAACTAGAGTAAGTGAAATGATAACGATTATTCTATGGTCGTGTGATGATTATTTAATCCAAAAGTGATTTACAATAGGGAGAGATTCATAGCTCAatcaaataaaacttgaatatcATATACAAAATGTATTGTTATTTAGTTCATgcaatattttccatcaatttttcGAACAGTTCTGGGAATAATCCTGTTGTACTATCTTTACTGTACAAtatggaataaatgaaatacattCTACTGACTTGATTGGGGATGAGCCTGTTGTACCATCTTTACTGTACGATATGGAATTAATAAgatacattttattaatttatgtatgtgtgtaaaggaaaataaattgaaattgaaaattgaaattgaaaattgactTGATTCTTCAGAATTCCATCACTAAGCTCATTTTAAACAGCTCCTCAAGGttcattttcgatcaaatgtaaaATTATCCTCATTCATTGAATACAAATACTGCGAAACGCATTAAAAGTCACCcagtaataaaattaaataacaagTTCCCTTTCTTATCttattttattagtttcatCTCATGTAATATTATGTCTTGCAGAACCATATGcttttaattttaaactatCCGCAATGATagatatttgaacatttataCCAACTATTGATAATCTGAAATCAATCAATACCAAATTGAAACCAAGTAATATgttaattgaaatgaatgaataaaataaataatatagactaTGAATATCAATACAAATTCATTTACTATGTTCACATTTACAATTTATAAGCTTTTTACAGATTTTCTAATAAATGTATATTTTGTTGAACATGAACTTTTGTAAGAAGAAGCTGAATGAGGGTTTCATTTTCTTCAGATGATTTCATTGTTCTTGAGTTCTTGTGCTTTTTGATCTGATTATTGAATGTTTTTTTGTGACTtgtaattttgattttgtttctAGAACGCTCCACTCATTACATCCATTTTCAAGAATACAACTCACTCGAAAATTGCTCAAAtaagttgaaactagttgtgattcaatatcaataaaaattacaattgataattttattttctttcaatagtTTTAGTAGCCCTATACAAAAAGTGGTTATTCATATACTGAGTCTGTAATTTGTATCCAATTAGGAAAAGAATAGCATAAAAATGTTGGATAATTGTCGATAACTGTTTTATTACAGTTTCAGTTTTCCGCCACCGGATGACGCGCAGTCGCCAGCGCCACTAGTACTGTCGCCCCCAGCCACACCGACGCGCAAGACCACGCAGGCGCAAGATCACGCCGAAAAGCCCAAGCGACCGATGAACGCGTTCATGCTATTCGCCAAGCGATTCCGGCTCGAGCTCATACAGTCTCATCCCGGCAAAGATAATCGGTAATATTAAAAAAAGTCTCAATTTAGTGTTTTTTTGTGTAATGAATAAGTGAGACTGTTGGCTAGGTGTTCGCGCTGGTATCTAATCGCTCAGATTAGGTAAAGGAGTGTGCCTTTTACTTATTTTTAGTCGGATTACCACTTTGGCTGGCTCCGCTAATTACCATTTGTGAACTTGAAATAACTCCTCGGTGGTTTGGCACCCATCTAGCTATAACACATTTTTAAATGCAGTAagttttttctcttctttctctcgttttatatatgtatatggTGTGTGTGTATATCACCTATCATCCATCCACGAACTCACGTATTCATCCATTTACGAATGACTTTTTCAATGATGTATGTAAAAAATTTTTTCCTATAGTTGTGAAACATTGACTTCATAGTTTTAGTgttgattataaattaataaaaataatatgttcgctcaaaaatataatttttaattgaatcacTGAATTCTAGTAACTTGCTGGATCTTTCTTCTCAAGAATTTTCAATGGAATTAGAACACATTTTGAATGAAGTACTGTGTCttaatagattttttattaaaatcttTCGATTTTCTATCAGATCATAAGCtgagtaattattgaaaatgctgTACTTATCACCTTAAAAACAAGAATGGTACTTTGTACAAGCTTGTAAGAACACAGAAGTGCTCAATCACATTGAAGCATTCTGATTTGTGCATTTGTAAATGAatctatattaataatatctcaatATCCCCTTCAAGTTCTATTTCTGGGAATGAATTAAGTAATATTTAGAAAGGATCTCTGTCAAAAACCGCCGAAtccataattataaaataagttgattgtatggtatgagatgttgtggtatttctccataattgaaagaataagacgttgatattgtcaataccactttaatgTATTCGAAAACTAATTCATATTAAAGAACCAGGTTTCTTGGTAataccatagaggaacaatagcgtaagtagatatcccatggtatagggcgtttatgtagcaacttttactgttatctcaaaccaattactgtcgatttttactgttttcaccgggtgagagtgtatgaacggcacaatatgagagactaccagcgtcacacagcttcacgtgaaagaactacgtggactatcggcttgagataacagtaaaatttgcgacataaacgccctatgccatgggatatctacttatgctattgtttctctatggtaatacctaCCACTCATCTTCAGCTGAACAGAGTTCAGCTCTGAtgagttcagctgaagatgagTGTTAGGTATTACCAAGAAACTCATCAGAGCTGAACTCTGTTCAGTATGAGTGGTGTATGAGTGGTAGGTATTACCATGAAGCCTGGTTCTGTAATATGAATTGGTTTTCGAATAcattaaagtggtattgacaatatcaacgtcttattctttcaattatgaaataagTGACAAAGTTTAGGAAATACAACATATTTATTGAACTATGAACTAATCTGAGATAGATGAAAATTTTTCCAATGGATAAGCGGCTATAGCAGTTCCAAGTTATTTATTCCAATTCcctgatttccaatatatttcTACTCTGTTGATCAGAAAAAATACCAACTCTGTTGAGCCGTTTTCAGTCTGCCAATATGTGAACACTCAAGggtattgaatttattaattttcgccacactgcacagaaagcagctgttttccagtccctacgtagatctgaaagacattgtttgcagacgactctcgtctgacgtcagaacagatTTCTTTCCgtcctaggccggaaagagtaccctttccagccgctaacaaggaactaagaaaggtgatcaaaaaacagctgatcaaaaaacttttcattatttgtgttcattattcaataattaaaacatttataataatatcatcttattgtcatttgaaagaataaaaaaggataaactcaacctcccacttgattgaacatcatcttttaggttatttagacaaatcagaataaaaaataaaaatacttggacaattatttcctgatattcagattacctcagattttctagagctatcaccttccacttctgccttcggaagtgcttagtaaacaactattctcatataaatatatatattttatttttgggtgtggcaaaaatagcgttcgcacctcgggcaaaaatgtttttccagctcccaatcttttctagtcctctgcctacggcctcggacttgaaaaccgatttcgagccggaaaaatctcattttctgctctaggtgcgaaatatactattgtacaAAATCACCTATCATTAGAatgaataaagagattgattgttTTCACAGGGCGATCAGCGTAATCCTGGGAGAGGTGTGGCGGACTCTGCCTCAAGAGGAGCGCGAAATCTACATCCGGGGTGCACGTGACCTCTCCGAGGAGCAGAAGCTGTTACATCCGGACTGCTGGAAACGGAAACGATCTCATTCTGCCAGCTGACTGTGATCTCATGCCCAATGCGATTCAGCCCATGTGATTCTTATGATCTCCTTTTAATAAAAATCTATCTCCAGTAAGTTTTCAACGCAATGCTTTTAAAAAGTTTCGAGTTTTCAGGTGATCTTCACTTGAAGTGGAAGCGTACAGGTTTACTGTATTTGTCTCCAcgttta
The genomic region above belongs to Nilaparvata lugens isolate BPH chromosome 5, ASM1435652v1, whole genome shotgun sequence and contains:
- the LOC111043421 gene encoding HMG box-containing protein 1 isoform X1 → MNSNEQMEQADDSRPSYHALDEQPKDLTLKTARKMKLIPPPLNLSANESSARLPSSLLKEFANFATSPKSPLMQKHLPFRKRTHLLSNCPKPNYEDNYPENYISTTNVNEMSAFDAEQLLPDQQHLNGVSSSVVEENGCHNLNVPSSVAEENRCHFEVPVSSSLACDDQSNNCVLDLSTNSSSVLLSPAPSSISSSREELADSTRASPFFHTRLWGLPWPPPIWHCFQPGSKVKLGSVWCNVEEMGACPVDWPQELKVEQIAIGDTSVVLSLCSVTADRLLTADRVLTAEVSSVHAFLVKDRGWSAVCGESLFAAYSVRCPSLQLNDTIMVPTIHKLSLPLPLPSPDICERIKRFSFPPPDDAQSPAPLVLSPPATPTRKTTQAQDHAEKPKRPMNAFMLFAKRFRLELIQSHPGKDNRAISVILGEVWRTLPQEEREIYIRGARDLSEEQKLLHPDCWKRKRSHSAS